The segment AATACGGATGCCTCCCCGGGCTTCCTTTGAAACGGCCAGCACACGGCCCGTATCTACACTTTTCACCGTGACACTGGCACTTGAATCGTCTGCCGGTATAATTTCAATGCCATTAAGCGAAGTGGCAAAAGGACGCACAATACTTCCTGCAAGCGGAGCGCTAAGCTCGTGGGCGGCTGTCACCTTCTCCGCCGGTACCTGTTCATCTCCGAAAATCGGAATGAAGGACGGGGCTCCATTGAAATGTTCCTCGTACCACACCTGTGCTGCTGCAAAATCCATATCATTGCTGAGGATGTCTGTAATAAAGTACTGTGCCTTCACGGCCCATGGCTCCTGCACGGCAAAAATGCCCCATACAGCGCCGAAGACAAGCAGACTGGCTACCGTCCGCCGCAGCAGACCAGCACGGAAGCCCTGCCCCGGTCCCCTCCCGTCTTCATCTTCCCAGTGGTTACGCTGCTGCTTCCACATCGTCTCGGGGTCAGGCTCAGGGGAAGAGGCAAATTCATTCCTGTCCCCAGCCCCCCATTCTCTGAAGGAGGGAGGACTGTCAGACAGCCGGAACCGCTCTGGTGCTGGTGCTGCTCCGGCTGCCGGCTTCTCCTCCAGCAGATTCTGTATACGTTTCTTGCGGCGGTTCTTGGACTCTCTCGGGTATTCCATAATGATCCCTCCGGCGGGCTTGTTTTACTTCCATTTTATGAGTGGCGGAAGCCGCTTTAGAACAAGCCCTGTCCAAGTTACTGCACAACAAAAATAAGCCCGCCGGTGATTTCTCAGCAGCGGGCTCTTAACTGAAGATTGCCATGTATAAGTGCGTGGCCGGGATTCAGCCCATTCCAAAAAATTTCTTGAGCTTCTTAAAGGCGCCCGTCTTCTGGTCAAGCTGCATCAGCGGCACCGCATCGCCAAGAATACGCCGGGCAATATTACGGTAGGCGATCGCTGCTAAGGAGTCCGGGTTCATCACAGTAGGCTCCC is part of the Paenibacillus sp. FSL M7-0420 genome and harbors:
- a CDS encoding M23 family metallopeptidase; amino-acid sequence: MEYPRESKNRRKKRIQNLLEEKPAAGAAPAPERFRLSDSPPSFREWGAGDRNEFASSPEPDPETMWKQQRNHWEDEDGRGPGQGFRAGLLRRTVASLLVFGAVWGIFAVQEPWAVKAQYFITDILSNDMDFAAAQVWYEEHFNGAPSFIPIFGDEQVPAEKVTAAHELSAPLAGSIVRPFATSLNGIEIIPADDSSASVTVKSVDTGRVLAVSKEARGGIRITVRHTGEITAEYGHLSGTRLAVDDWVQSGDEIGWIQGTEDARVPLLFFAVMKDKTYIDPAEVVSFD